In Meiothermus ruber DSM 1279, the following proteins share a genomic window:
- a CDS encoding ArdC family protein, whose amino-acid sequence MKGDTLVEGIKNQIKQLAAELKEGRSQGFLAFLEKAGRFHRYSARNVMLILMQRPEATLVAGIKRWNELGRRVKKGEKGIAILAPTLKRVDVVDEATGEVREERNLVGFHTTYVFDIAQTEGEPLEPQGEEIPQGAALYARLRAACPVVVEEGLLPGGALGKADGKRIVLAADQGHTRKAETLLHEWAHVLLHFGGINLPREVEELEAEAVAYAVGKEVGLPMSGSRDYILHWRGTVEGLEASLERIQRAAREILEGLEREERVLAAA is encoded by the coding sequence GTGAAAGGCGACACGCTCGTAGAAGGCATCAAAAACCAGATCAAACAGCTGGCTGCTGAACTGAAGGAGGGTCGGAGCCAGGGGTTCCTGGCCTTTTTGGAAAAGGCGGGCCGCTTCCACCGCTACAGCGCCCGCAACGTCATGCTTATCCTCATGCAGCGCCCGGAGGCCACGCTGGTAGCCGGGATCAAGCGCTGGAACGAGCTGGGACGGCGCGTGAAGAAGGGCGAGAAAGGCATCGCCATCCTCGCGCCCACCCTGAAGCGGGTGGATGTGGTGGATGAGGCCACCGGGGAGGTGCGGGAAGAGCGCAATCTGGTAGGCTTCCACACCACCTACGTCTTCGACATTGCGCAAACCGAGGGCGAGCCGCTGGAGCCCCAGGGAGAGGAGATTCCCCAGGGGGCCGCGCTATACGCCCGGCTCAGGGCGGCCTGCCCGGTAGTGGTAGAGGAGGGATTGCTCCCCGGCGGGGCGCTGGGCAAGGCCGACGGGAAACGGATCGTGCTGGCGGCGGATCAGGGCCACACCCGCAAGGCCGAGACGCTTTTACACGAGTGGGCGCACGTGCTGCTGCACTTTGGGGGAATAAACCTGCCCCGGGAGGTGGAAGAACTCGAGGCCGAGGCGGTGGCCTACGCGGTGGGGAAAGAGGTGGGGCTGCCCATGAGCGGCAGTCGGGACTACATCCTGCACTGGCGGGGCACAGTGGAGGGGCTGGAGGCCTCCCTCGAGCGCATTCAGCGGGCGGCCAGGGAGATCCTGGAAGGCCTCGAGCGGGAGGAACGAGTCCTGGCGGCAGCCTAA
- a CDS encoding type II toxin-antitoxin system VapC family toxin, which yields MTPQRLVLDAGPLIALFHAADPDHEAAVRGFRALAEGNSRLITPLPVVFEVYKWLLFEGGAAVARRALERMVEALEVVPLGLEDLEAIRVLLASRPEWRGTLEDAGVVLLALRSKAQVWTLNYRDLGVFRELQFWAG from the coding sequence ATGACCCCGCAGAGGCTGGTTCTGGACGCGGGGCCGCTGATCGCGCTCTTCCACGCCGCCGACCCTGACCACGAGGCGGCGGTGCGCGGGTTCCGCGCGCTGGCGGAGGGGAATAGCCGCCTGATCACCCCCCTGCCGGTGGTGTTCGAGGTGTACAAGTGGCTGCTCTTCGAGGGGGGTGCGGCGGTGGCCCGGCGGGCCCTGGAACGGATGGTGGAGGCGTTGGAGGTCGTTCCGCTCGGGCTGGAAGACCTCGAGGCCATCCGGGTGCTGCTGGCCTCGAGGCCGGAGTGGAGGGGCACCCTGGAGGACGCGGGCGTGGTGCTCCTGGCCCTGCGGTCCAAAGCCCAGGTGTGGACGCTGAACTACCGCGACCTGGGGGTGTTCAGGGAGCTGCAGTTCTGGGCGGGCTGA
- a CDS encoding Rad52/Rad22 family DNA repair protein encodes MDRISILTQPLTTDEIEWKIISAKNGQTTLAPYIDARAVMSRLDKAFGPFGWQVRYTPAQVGSEHGVIASITIKNPETGEWVEKQDGSGASDMEPFKGGISGALKRAATTWGIGRELYSYPRVVVEGEHRFIPFKVLERLKGLPKAVAEGKPLPEVIRLNTEGESVRKGG; translated from the coding sequence ATGGACAGAATCAGCATCCTGACCCAACCCCTCACCACCGACGAGATCGAGTGGAAGATTATCTCGGCCAAGAACGGCCAGACCACCCTGGCCCCCTACATCGACGCACGAGCCGTCATGAGCCGCCTGGACAAAGCCTTCGGCCCCTTCGGCTGGCAGGTGCGTTACACTCCGGCTCAGGTGGGCAGCGAGCACGGGGTGATCGCCAGCATTACCATCAAAAACCCGGAAACCGGGGAGTGGGTGGAGAAGCAGGACGGTTCAGGCGCTTCTGACATGGAGCCCTTCAAGGGAGGCATCTCCGGCGCTTTGAAAAGAGCCGCCACCACCTGGGGCATCGGGCGGGAGCTTTACAGCTACCCCAGGGTGGTTGTGGAGGGGGAGCACAGGTTCATCCCCTTCAAGGTGCTGGAGCGGCTCAAGGGCTTGCCCAAGGCCGTTGCGGAGGGTAAGCCTCTACCGGAGGTCATCCGGCTCAACACGGAGGGGGAGAGTGTGCGGAAGGGGGGTTGA
- a CDS encoding DUF6788 family protein produces the protein MGLDLGQERARAVRALDNLLALIEEAERDLEQAQARLEGLLPLRVVWKKKTCGNDKCRCTRGALHGPYPYLIEHREGKKIEHYLGKGWTPPEGAIAPERYNALMQDFKSKRTRLERLMGYLDEAVEVMRRY, from the coding sequence ATGGGTTTGGATCTGGGGCAAGAACGGGCGCGGGCGGTGCGGGCGCTGGACAACCTGCTGGCCCTGATCGAGGAGGCCGAGCGCGACCTCGAGCAGGCCCAGGCCCGGCTGGAGGGGCTGCTGCCCTTGCGGGTGGTGTGGAAGAAGAAGACCTGTGGCAACGATAAATGCCGCTGCACGCGGGGGGCGCTGCACGGGCCGTACCCCTACCTGATCGAGCACAGGGAGGGGAAAAAGATCGAACACTATCTCGGGAAGGGCTGGACGCCGCCTGAAGGAGCCATCGCGCCCGAGCGGTACAACGCCCTGATGCAGGACTTCAAGAGCAAAAGAACACGCCTGGAGCGGCTCATGGGGTATCTGGACGAGGCGGTGGAGGTCATGCGCAGGTATTGA
- a CDS encoding IS200/IS605 family accessory protein TnpB-related protein: MKARPEVARKCSSQRAKAFTGVQALLVFPSEEDRKAVLDLMRRFSAGVRYAYNRLLEGKDRDKLKRQNSPLSVLFGLNTRYADDAILKAQAVLDSARELGEDPRKVVFGGRKAFEQLKRRHLSGKPLEELQREWKERRQGLLYSRGDQTKGGNLNLRLLVKDGALRLRINLADGSYAHALVRTRHPNLNALVERVYASLPYNVELSLREGKVYAHFTWQEKLPALLHTRKSGVLAIDINADPYHLALAVVSPDGNLRKHLALSLEEVDRAENRGTKELLLWKVAHEVVSLAEEHRVAVATERLKYLPKGRRGDGSGRAFRRKAHRFAYASLLRKIHSLARKRGVEVVEVNPQDTSTIGMLKYAPLLSLSKDTSAAYVIGRRALGFEEKIPGGYEKLLQDEGFRAHVENFYASRAHELRAKKAAEPNPYLKRRLSRQIGKTERHRSLFSSFQGSSGSREGSTGGRNPHGAHPWRVLRAGTFLPLLGREVPRDLSPLKPILFGGSWKGWKGSRGPHPGGGPECANVHFG, encoded by the coding sequence GTGAAGGCCAGGCCTGAAGTCGCGCGCAAGTGTAGCTCGCAGAGGGCGAAGGCCTTCACCGGAGTCCAGGCTCTTCTCGTCTTTCCCTCTGAAGAAGACCGCAAGGCCGTCCTGGACCTCATGCGACGCTTCTCCGCTGGGGTACGTTACGCCTACAACCGTCTTTTAGAAGGGAAGGACCGGGACAAACTCAAACGGCAAAACAGTCCTCTGTCCGTCCTCTTCGGTCTGAACACCCGCTACGCCGATGACGCGATCTTGAAGGCCCAGGCCGTCCTGGACTCCGCCAGGGAACTGGGAGAGGATCCCCGGAAGGTCGTCTTCGGGGGTAGAAAAGCTTTTGAACAATTAAAGCGCAGGCACCTCTCAGGTAAGCCCCTGGAGGAACTCCAGCGGGAGTGGAAGGAGAGGCGGCAGGGCCTCCTCTACTCCCGTGGGGACCAGACCAAGGGGGGCAACCTGAACCTGAGGCTCCTCGTCAAGGACGGAGCCTTGCGGCTCCGGATCAACCTCGCAGACGGAAGCTACGCCCACGCCCTGGTCAGGACGAGGCACCCCAACCTGAACGCCCTGGTGGAGAGGGTCTACGCCTCCCTTCCCTACAACGTGGAGCTCTCCTTGCGGGAGGGGAAGGTCTACGCCCACTTTACCTGGCAGGAGAAGCTTCCCGCTCTCCTTCACACCAGGAAAAGCGGCGTTCTGGCGATAGACATCAACGCCGACCCCTACCACCTGGCCCTGGCGGTGGTGAGCCCTGATGGAAACCTCAGGAAGCACCTCGCTCTCTCCCTGGAGGAGGTGGACCGGGCAGAGAACAGGGGAACCAAGGAACTCCTCCTCTGGAAGGTGGCCCACGAGGTCGTCTCCCTGGCCGAGGAGCACCGGGTAGCCGTCGCTACCGAACGCCTAAAATACCTTCCCAAAGGGAGGAGGGGGGACGGGTCCGGGCGAGCGTTCCGCAGGAAAGCCCACCGCTTCGCCTACGCTTCCCTCCTCCGGAAGATCCACTCCCTGGCGAGAAAGAGGGGCGTGGAGGTGGTGGAGGTAAACCCCCAGGACACCTCCACCATCGGGATGCTCAAGTACGCCCCCCTCCTCTCCCTCTCCAAGGACACATCTGCCGCTTACGTCATCGGGAGGCGGGCGTTGGGGTTTGAGGAGAAGATTCCCGGGGGGTACGAAAAGCTCCTTCAGGACGAGGGCTTCAGGGCCCACGTCGAAAACTTCTACGCTTCCAGGGCGCATGAACTCCGCGCGAAGAAGGCCGCCGAGCCCAATCCTTACCTGAAGCGCAGGCTTTCCCGCCAGATCGGGAAGACCGAGCGCCACCGATCTTTGTTTTCAAGCTTTCAGGGCTCTTCAGGGAGCCGGGAGGGGTCAACCGGTGGAAGGAACCCCCATGGCGCCCATCCCTGGCGGGTGCTGAGGGCAGGCACTTTCCTTCCCCTTCTCGGGCGCGAGGTGCCGAGGGACCTCTCTCCCCTCAAGCCCATCCTCTTCGGGGGATCGTGGAAGGGGTGGAAGGGAAGCCGAGGTCCCCATCCTGGTGGGGGGCCGGAGTGCGCTAATGTGCACTTTGGTTGA
- a CDS encoding SWIM zinc finger family protein produces the protein MKNIRERVEGFLNRLERAEGLLLEGRIHRVEGLPHTYVVRGSENYLVNLERETCTCPDHARGHTCKHLLAAVLLERGEKKGLVRTLNEAAA, from the coding sequence ATGAAAAACATCCGCGAACGAGTAGAAGGTTTTCTGAACCGGCTGGAGCGGGCTGAGGGCCTGCTGCTGGAGGGTCGGATTCACCGGGTGGAAGGACTCCCGCACACCTACGTGGTGCGGGGGAGCGAAAACTACCTTGTGAATCTCGAGCGCGAGACCTGCACCTGCCCCGACCACGCCAGGGGCCACACCTGCAAGCACCTGCTGGCGGCGGTGCTGCTGGAGCGGGGAGAGAAGAAAGGGCTGGTTCGGACGCTCAATGAGGCCGCCGCGTGA
- a CDS encoding ATP-binding protein, with protein MDTDRRAVLNLAPWLEGLRVKGGQEVPTDPGLPPCPLCGAAALAGYIFERPGQIEHDCDCHYLEPERYQTALLKSWRRYTAPKLLAKDLEGYPRYRDYLEKPLDVHAGNRAAIEAARAYRGGLLYLWGPPGVGKTHLALRLAGRLVGEGRFVRFHSELDFLAEERLAAAGEGALPQYERLILDDGGKARISPFSAERLYALVERASAGGCDLILTSNLSPEAFAARLGEVGEAVLSRIKGSEVVEVKGQDRRDPGAAGAAPHSTGERRKDEDEH; from the coding sequence ATGGACACCGACCGGCGAGCAGTTCTGAATCTTGCCCCCTGGCTGGAGGGCCTACGAGTCAAAGGGGGGCAAGAAGTCCCCACCGATCCCGGCCTGCCCCCCTGCCCCCTATGCGGCGCGGCGGCCCTGGCCGGCTACATCTTCGAGCGGCCCGGCCAGATCGAGCACGACTGCGACTGCCACTACCTCGAGCCCGAGCGCTACCAGACCGCGCTGCTCAAATCCTGGCGGCGCTACACCGCACCGAAGCTGCTCGCGAAAGACCTCGAGGGCTACCCCCGCTACCGCGACTACCTGGAAAAGCCCCTGGACGTGCACGCGGGCAACCGAGCGGCCATCGAGGCAGCACGGGCCTACCGGGGCGGCCTGCTCTACCTGTGGGGGCCTCCGGGGGTCGGCAAGACCCACCTGGCTTTGCGGCTGGCGGGGCGGCTGGTCGGTGAGGGGCGCTTTGTGCGCTTCCACAGCGAGCTCGACTTCCTGGCCGAGGAGCGGCTGGCGGCGGCGGGGGAGGGGGCCTTGCCCCAGTACGAGCGGCTCATCCTCGACGACGGGGGCAAGGCCCGAATCAGCCCCTTCAGCGCCGAACGCCTCTACGCCCTGGTCGAACGCGCCAGCGCGGGCGGGTGCGACCTGATCCTCACCAGCAACCTCTCCCCCGAAGCCTTCGCGGCCCGGCTGGGGGAGGTGGGCGAGGCGGTGCTCTCGCGGATAAAAGGTAGCGAGGTGGTGGAAGTCAAAGGGCAGGACAGAAGGGACCCGGGGGCGGCTGGAGCCGCCCCACACTCCACGGGGGAAAGGAGAAAAGATGAAGATGAACATTGA
- a CDS encoding site-specific DNA-methyltransferase — protein MVPDKLLLTTPNPIEERLETLRELFPEAFTEGRLDLETFQKLLGMKVETGRERYGLSWAGKAEAIRAVQIPSRGTLRPKRDQSVDFDTTENVIIEGDNLEVLKLLQQAYHGKVKMIYIDPPYNTGNDFVYPDDFREGIRQYLRFTGQLSEDGVRLTTTPEEGGRIHSRWLSMMYPRLQLARSLLRDDGVIFVSIDDHELHNLRAIMDEIFGEENFLATILWQKKYAPSNDTTDFSYTHDYLLSYVKSRRFNELGKAVATLKRMERTEEQNRLYKNPDNDPRGPWMSDNYTCNKTSEQRPNLYYPIIHPKTGKEIWPSPTRVWAYSREVHERNVSENRVWWGLNQENETPRYKRFLSEVAGVVADTWWEHTDVGHTDEAKKEFKSLFGEDADAFDTPKPVRLLKRLLQLATEPDAGDIVLDFFAGSGTLGQAVLEMNQEDGGDRRFVLVQLPEPTPNPNYPTISSVTRGRVQKAAERIRSGDEKSAVQLLEPDGQDLGFRAFSLDTSNFKLWDGEAEDIQGALEGLVDNLVEGRSQEDVLFELLLKAGLPLSSKIREQEIHGQKVYSVAEGQLLVCLERPIRAETLRAMTALEPKPLQVVCLDVAFSGNDALKTNIVLEMRDRGIRFRTA, from the coding sequence ATGGTACCCGACAAGCTTCTCCTCACCACACCGAACCCGATCGAGGAGCGCCTCGAGACCCTCCGCGAACTCTTCCCCGAGGCCTTCACAGAGGGAAGACTCGACCTCGAGACCTTCCAGAAATTGTTGGGGATGAAGGTGGAAACGGGGCGGGAACGCTACGGGCTGTCATGGGCTGGGAAGGCCGAAGCGATCCGCGCAGTGCAAATCCCGAGTAGGGGAACCCTGCGACCTAAGCGGGATCAATCCGTAGATTTTGATACCACCGAAAACGTGATCATCGAGGGGGACAACCTCGAGGTGCTTAAGCTGTTACAACAGGCCTACCACGGCAAGGTCAAGATGATCTACATTGACCCGCCCTACAATACGGGCAACGACTTTGTATACCCCGACGATTTCCGGGAAGGGATTCGGCAGTACCTCCGCTTTACCGGCCAGCTATCCGAGGATGGGGTCAGGCTAACCACCACACCCGAAGAAGGAGGACGAATCCATAGCAGGTGGCTGTCCATGATGTACCCTCGGCTGCAACTCGCCCGAAGCCTCCTGCGGGACGACGGGGTGATTTTCGTCAGCATTGACGACCACGAGCTGCACAATCTCCGGGCGATCATGGATGAGATTTTCGGGGAGGAGAACTTTCTCGCCACCATTCTTTGGCAGAAAAAGTATGCTCCCTCGAATGACACCACCGATTTTTCCTACACCCATGACTATCTGCTTTCTTATGTGAAGTCTCGCCGGTTCAACGAGCTAGGGAAGGCCGTGGCGACGCTCAAACGAATGGAGCGTACTGAAGAGCAGAACCGGCTTTATAAAAACCCTGACAATGACCCCAGGGGACCGTGGATGTCGGATAACTACACCTGTAACAAAACTTCCGAGCAGAGGCCCAACCTTTACTATCCGATCATTCATCCCAAGACCGGCAAGGAGATATGGCCGAGCCCGACACGGGTATGGGCATACAGTAGGGAAGTACATGAACGCAACGTCAGTGAGAATCGTGTCTGGTGGGGGCTGAACCAAGAGAATGAAACACCCCGCTATAAGCGCTTCCTATCAGAGGTCGCTGGCGTGGTAGCCGATACTTGGTGGGAGCATACCGATGTCGGGCACACCGACGAAGCGAAGAAGGAGTTCAAATCGCTGTTCGGGGAGGACGCCGACGCCTTCGATACGCCCAAGCCGGTGAGGCTGCTCAAGCGGCTGCTTCAGCTCGCTACCGAGCCCGATGCCGGGGATATCGTCCTCGATTTCTTCGCGGGGTCAGGCACGCTGGGGCAGGCTGTGCTGGAGATGAACCAGGAGGACGGAGGTGACCGGAGGTTCGTTCTTGTCCAGCTACCCGAACCCACCCCCAACCCCAATTACCCGACCATCAGCAGTGTGACGCGTGGCCGAGTACAAAAAGCGGCGGAGCGCATCAGGTCGGGGGACGAAAAATCAGCAGTTCAGCTCCTAGAGCCGGACGGCCAGGATTTAGGCTTCAGGGCCTTTAGTTTAGACACTAGCAACTTCAAGCTGTGGGACGGCGAGGCCGAGGACATTCAAGGCGCTCTCGAGGGCCTCGTAGACAACCTCGTGGAGGGGCGCAGCCAGGAGGACGTGCTCTTCGAGCTGTTGCTCAAGGCCGGTCTGCCGCTGTCCTCGAAGATCCGGGAACAAGAGATCCATGGGCAAAAGGTGTACTCGGTGGCGGAGGGGCAGTTGCTGGTCTGCCTCGAGCGGCCCATCCGGGCCGAGACCTTGCGGGCGATGACGGCCTTGGAGCCTAAGCCCCTTCAGGTGGTGTGCCTGGACGTGGCCTTCTCAGGCAACGACGCGCTCAAGACCAACATCGTCCTGGAGATGCGGGACCGGGGCATCCGCTTTCGCACAGCCTAG
- a CDS encoding DEAD/DEAH box helicase family protein — protein sequence MKIKFESNQEYQLEAIQAVTGVFEGQPLSEGLYTLGMESDELYGIAAYANGLLLSPEALLENVRRVQEANGLEPSDRLEAIEIPDSGIALNFSVEMETGTGKTYVYLRTIYELHRLYGFKKFIVAVPSVAIREGVLSNLRLTKEHFDTLYGNVPVDYWVYDSKQVSRLRSFATENTLQILIINIDAFNKPSNNVIFLPNDRLSGFCPIEFIRAAHPIVIVDEPQNFESNLAKRALASLNPLCTLRYSATHRNPYNLLYRLDPVRAYDLGLVKQIEVTSVLEEENFNVPYLKLKEVKATKSSISAKVELDVWDGSAAKRKSVTLKQGSDLYELSGGRELYRGYVVDEIDAGFKYVSFANGVRLEEGQEQGVNADELMRAQIRETVREHLNKELAVARLPEGQRLKVLSLFFIDRVANYRGEDAKFRRWFEEAYHELSSLPVYASLNLPPVEQVHGGYFAEDKTGWKDTSGNTQADEEAYEKIMRDKERLLSLEEPLRFIFSHSALREGWDNPNVFQICTLNETRSEVKKRQEIGRGLRLPVRENGERSFDARINRLTVIANESYKDFAKALQTEIEEETGLDFGQERIKNSRERRTLKLKKGWELNEDFRALWERIKHHTRYRVEFDTEDLVQRAAKAIREMPKVERPRYRIEKGRIVRLGEDLETALVRVNTEDLDFRPAVPDLLAYLQRETELTRGTLARILKESGRLADAKENPQQFIDLALAAIRNTLGELMVEGIKYERLEGQAYDMMLFESKELIGYLDKIVEVSNSIYDGVIFQSEVERGFAEALDKREDVKLFVKLPDWFEVDTPLGKYRPDWAVVMVDGEQEKLYFICETKGSKDMTKLRVSERLKIESGRAHFQALEVPYVVETSAAELSPERVRSSFKSSE from the coding sequence ATGAAGATCAAGTTCGAGAGCAACCAGGAGTACCAGCTCGAGGCCATCCAGGCAGTGACGGGGGTATTCGAAGGGCAACCCTTGAGCGAGGGGCTCTACACCCTGGGCATGGAGTCCGACGAACTATATGGCATCGCCGCCTACGCCAACGGGCTGCTGCTCAGCCCAGAGGCCCTGCTGGAGAACGTCCGCCGGGTGCAGGAGGCCAACGGGCTGGAACCGAGCGATCGGCTCGAGGCCATCGAAATCCCCGATAGCGGCATCGCGCTCAACTTCTCGGTAGAGATGGAGACCGGGACTGGCAAGACCTACGTCTACCTCCGCACCATCTACGAGCTGCACCGCCTCTACGGCTTCAAGAAGTTCATCGTCGCCGTGCCCAGCGTCGCCATCCGGGAGGGGGTGCTCTCGAATCTGCGCCTCACCAAAGAGCATTTCGACACCCTCTACGGCAACGTGCCGGTGGACTACTGGGTCTACGACTCCAAACAGGTCTCACGGCTGCGCTCCTTCGCTACCGAGAACACCCTGCAAATCCTTATCATCAACATTGATGCCTTCAACAAACCGAGCAACAACGTGATCTTTCTCCCCAATGACCGGCTTTCGGGCTTCTGCCCCATCGAATTCATCCGGGCGGCGCACCCGATCGTCATCGTGGACGAGCCGCAGAACTTCGAGAGCAACCTGGCGAAACGAGCCCTGGCGAGCCTGAATCCCCTCTGCACGCTGCGTTACTCAGCCACCCACCGCAACCCCTACAACCTGCTTTACCGGCTCGACCCGGTACGGGCCTACGACCTCGGGCTGGTCAAGCAGATCGAGGTGACGTCGGTGCTCGAGGAGGAGAACTTCAACGTTCCCTACCTGAAGCTGAAGGAAGTCAAGGCCACCAAAAGCAGCATCAGCGCTAAGGTAGAGCTCGACGTTTGGGACGGGAGTGCCGCCAAGCGCAAATCCGTGACCCTCAAGCAGGGCTCCGACCTCTACGAGCTGTCGGGGGGGCGGGAGCTGTACCGGGGCTACGTGGTGGACGAGATCGACGCGGGCTTCAAGTACGTGAGCTTCGCCAACGGGGTGCGCCTGGAGGAGGGGCAGGAACAAGGAGTCAACGCCGATGAGCTGATGCGGGCGCAGATCCGAGAAACCGTGCGCGAACACCTGAACAAGGAACTCGCCGTCGCGCGGCTGCCGGAGGGCCAGCGCCTCAAGGTGTTGTCCCTGTTTTTCATCGACCGGGTAGCCAACTACCGGGGCGAAGACGCCAAGTTTCGGCGCTGGTTCGAGGAGGCCTACCACGAACTTTCGTCACTCCCGGTCTACGCCTCCTTGAACCTTCCCCCGGTGGAGCAGGTGCACGGGGGCTACTTCGCCGAGGACAAGACAGGATGGAAGGACACCTCGGGCAATACCCAGGCCGACGAGGAGGCCTACGAGAAGATCATGCGCGATAAGGAGCGGCTGTTGTCGCTGGAGGAGCCCTTGCGCTTCATCTTCAGCCACTCGGCCTTGCGCGAGGGCTGGGACAACCCCAACGTGTTCCAGATCTGCACGCTCAACGAGACCCGCTCCGAGGTCAAGAAACGCCAGGAGATCGGGCGGGGCCTGCGCCTGCCGGTGCGCGAGAACGGGGAACGATCGTTCGACGCCCGGATCAATCGGCTGACCGTCATCGCCAACGAGAGCTACAAGGACTTCGCTAAGGCCCTGCAGACCGAAATCGAGGAGGAGACCGGCCTTGACTTTGGGCAGGAGCGTATCAAAAACAGCCGCGAGCGGCGCACCCTCAAGCTCAAGAAGGGCTGGGAGCTCAACGAGGACTTCCGCGCGCTTTGGGAACGGATCAAGCACCACACCCGCTACCGGGTGGAGTTCGACACCGAGGACCTCGTGCAGCGGGCCGCCAAGGCCATCCGTGAGATGCCAAAGGTCGAGCGCCCGCGCTACCGCATCGAAAAGGGGCGCATCGTCCGGCTTGGCGAAGACCTCGAGACCGCACTCGTCAGGGTCAACACCGAAGACCTGGACTTCCGCCCCGCCGTCCCTGACCTGCTGGCCTACCTTCAGCGCGAGACCGAGCTGACTCGCGGCACCCTGGCCCGCATCCTCAAGGAGTCGGGGCGGCTGGCGGATGCCAAGGAGAACCCCCAACAGTTCATCGACCTAGCCCTAGCCGCCATCAGGAACACCCTCGGGGAGCTGATGGTGGAGGGCATCAAGTACGAACGGCTCGAGGGACAGGCCTACGACATGATGCTCTTCGAGAGCAAGGAACTCATTGGCTACCTGGACAAAATCGTCGAGGTGAGCAATTCCATCTACGACGGGGTGATCTTCCAGTCGGAGGTCGAGCGGGGCTTCGCCGAAGCCCTGGACAAGCGCGAGGATGTGAAGCTCTTCGTTAAGCTCCCTGACTGGTTCGAGGTGGACACCCCGCTCGGCAAGTACCGCCCCGACTGGGCCGTGGTCATGGTAGATGGCGAGCAGGAGAAGCTCTACTTCATCTGCGAGACCAAGGGCAGCAAGGACATGACTAAGCTGCGCGTCAGCGAGCGCCTCAAGATCGAGAGCGGCAGGGCCCATTTCCAGGCGCTCGAGGTTCCTTACGTCGTAGAAACCTCCGCGGCTGAACTGAGCCCTGAGCGCGTCCGATCAAGCTTCAAAAGTAGCGAATGA
- a CDS encoding transposase translates to MVKGINFVSLLYHSQGLTLPVGYVLVEKTEVYVDQKSGQRKRRSQVSKNEHARYLLQTAVHNQIPFQHVLNDVWLASAANMRFIVLDMKKHFVMPLKSNRKVAPGYRHRRYALCAPPMSQEQQQRGQWTGVEGLDYQDPTPRQVYLEGVPFPLLRVRQVFTHEDGSQGVLYLCSSDTTLDFERMIELYQKRWEIERFHQSIRQNAALAKSPTKTLTTQANHFFAAMWAFVKLELLSHQTQINYFALKAKLYLVASRAAFQELQQIKAQLTA, encoded by the coding sequence ATGGTCAAGGGGATCAACTTTGTGAGCCTGTTGTATCACAGCCAGGGGCTGACCTTGCCGGTAGGCTACGTGCTGGTGGAGAAGACGGAAGTCTATGTAGATCAGAAAAGTGGCCAGCGCAAACGCCGCAGCCAGGTGAGCAAGAATGAACACGCCCGCTACCTGCTGCAAACCGCAGTGCATAACCAGATTCCCTTCCAGCACGTGCTCAACGACGTCTGGCTTGCCTCGGCGGCGAACATGCGATTTATCGTGCTGGACATGAAGAAGCACTTTGTGATGCCGCTCAAAAGCAATCGCAAGGTAGCGCCAGGTTATCGGCACCGCCGGTATGCGCTGTGCGCACCCCCTATGAGCCAAGAACAACAGCAAAGGGGTCAATGGACAGGAGTGGAGGGTCTGGACTACCAAGACCCCACCCCCCGGCAGGTATATCTGGAAGGGGTTCCCTTCCCCCTGCTGCGGGTTCGGCAAGTCTTCACCCACGAAGATGGGAGCCAGGGGGTGTTGTATTTGTGTAGCAGCGATACCACCCTGGACTTTGAACGGATGATCGAGCTCTATCAAAAACGATGGGAGATCGAGCGCTTTCATCAATCCATCCGACAAAACGCTGCCCTGGCCAAGTCGCCTACCAAGACCCTGACCACCCAGGCCAACCATTTCTTTGCGGCTATGTGGGCCTTTGTCAAGCTGGAACTCCTCTCCCACCAGACCCAAATCAACTACTTCGCCCTCAAGGCCAAGCTCTATCTGGTTGCCAGTCGGGCTGCTTTTCAGGAACTACAGCAGATCAAAGCTCAACTGACCGCGTAA